Below is a genomic region from Halobacterium sp. CBA1132.
AGTTCGTTCGCGACGAACGGAATCGCCGCCACGTGGTCGGGGTCCGGGTCGATGTCGGCGGTGAGCTTCCACTGCGGGAGGTGAGGTTCCGTGAGTTCGTAGGGAACGTCGAGGTACGCCCGGAGTCGCTGTGCGAACGACGCGTCGTAGACGGCCGCCGGGTCGAACCCGAGGTCGTCCTCGACGACGTTGCGCTCGTGGAGGTTCACCGGGTAGAACCCCTCGGTGCGGGTGACGCAGTCGAGGAAGAAGACGTGCTTGAGCAGCGCCGACACCTCGGCCTCGAAGCCGCGCTCCGTGTCGAGGTCGTAGCGGGCGCCCGCGACGTCGAGTACGCGTCTCTCGCCCGGGACGACATCCGCGCCGAGGTAGTACGCCAGCGAACTCACGCGAAACAGGTCGCCGTAGTCGCGCGGAATCTCGATTGTGACGCCGGTCTCGGGGCGTTCGAACGCGTCGGGGGCGTCGAAACTGTCGCCGCGCTCGATGAGCGGCGGGTGGCCGCGGAGCGACGGGAACGACCGCTCGGGGGACGTCGTCTTGAGCGCCGAACTACCGAGCGCGACCGCACGCATCGCGTCCTCGACGTCGTCGCCAATGGTGATGGTACCGGCGGGCGACTCGTGGAGCGACCGCACGCCGAGGCCGAGCGTCGTCTCGTCCTCGAAGTCGAGGTGCGTCGCGTTCTCCGAACGCCGAACTGTCAGGGCGCTCTCGGCGACAATCTGGAGTTTCATCGGGCCGAGCGGCAGGTCCAGCGAGTACCACCCCGAGGGGTACTCCGTGTACTGTTGGTTGACGGACTCGCCGACCATCGTCTCGGTCTCGTCCCAGCGGAAGACGTTCACCAGTCGCGGGATTTCGAGACTCCCGACGGTGACGGTGACCGCGCTGTCCACGGGGAGGACGAACTGGTCGGTGCTCGTTTCGACGGGGTCGACCACGCGGTCCGTGTACAACTCGAACTGCGCGTTCTCGATGGGGTCGCGCACGAGGAGGCCGTCCGGGTCGACCAGCGAGTCGAACTCGGGCCTCATCGCGTGCCCCGTGCGTGTTGTTGCCGGCGACGCGGCGTCCGGGTCGCGCGCTCGTTCGGCGAGCGCTCGAACGGCGTCGCCGGTCGAATCGCGTCGCGGTTGGCGAAGTAGCGTGGCATGGCGCTGGTGGCGCGTTGCAGTACCTGACGTTCGCGGTCACGACGCTTACGCTGTCCGGTGGCGTGAACTGCTGGCAACGCGGCCCCTCGACTGCGCGTGCTGTACTCGACTGATACGTCAACGAGCGCCCACAGCTCGTCGCACGACGACACCGCCACCCTCGGCATTATGTCACAGAGGGATAGTGCAGGTAATAAAAATTCGGTCGTTCAGTCGATGACGACGAGCACGTCACCCATGTCGACGCTGTCGTCCGCCTCGACGGCGACCTGCGTGACGGTGCCGCCGTGGGAGGCGACCACGTCGTTCTCCATCTTCATCGCCTCCAGCACCACGAGCACGTCGCCGGGTTCGACCTCGTCGCCCTCCTCGACGTTCACGGAGAGAATCGTCCCCTGCATCTCGGACTCGACCGTCTCGCCGCCGCCCTCGACGACAGTCTCGGACGAGTCGTCGCCACCCACCGCCTCGGGCGGCTTGCCGGCGCCACTGGACGAGTCACTGACCGAGAGCTCGGCGGCGCCGCGCTCTTCGAGTTCGACTTCGAAGCGCTTGCCGTTGACCTCCACGGTGAAGTCGCGCTCGACGACGTCCTCGTCGTCGCTGTCGGCCGCCGCGGGCTCCGTGCCCCACTTCGCTTGGGCGTCGTCGATGCGCTCGGGGTCGAGGTGCTCGTCGAGGTACTTCGTGGTGTGCGTGCCGCCGACGAACGCGTCGTCGGTCAGCATCAGCCGGTGGAACGGCACGATGGTCGGGATGCCCTCGACGTCGTACTCGGCGAGCGCGCGCTGGGAGCGCGCGATGGCTTCCTCGCGGTCGCTGCCGTGGACGATGAGCTTCGCGACCATCGAGTCGTAGTCGGTGACGAGGTCGTCGCCCTGCCGGAGCGCGTCGTCGACGCGCACGCCGATGCCGCCCGGCGGGTCGTACGTCTCCAGTTCCCCGCCGGTCGCGGGCGCGAAGTCGTCGGCCGCGTTCTCCGCGTTGATGCGGTACTCGATTGCGTGCCCGTCCAGTTCCACGTCGTCCTGCGCGAAGTCCAGTTCCTCGCCCGCAGCGACCCGGAGCTGGTACTTCACGATGTCGATGCCCGTCAGTTCCTCCGTGACGGTGTGTTCGACCTGAATCCGGGTGTTGACTTCGAGGAAGTAGAAGTCCGCGTCGGCGCCGAGCAGCTCGCCGCCTTCGCGCTCGGGGTCGTCCTCGACGAGGAACTCGAAGGTGCCCGCGTTCGTGTAGCCGGCGGCGTCGGCGCCGCGGCGCGCGGCCTCCCCGATCTGCTCGCGGAGGTCGTCCGTCAGCGCGGGGCTCGGCCCCTCCTCGATGACCTTCTGGTGGCGGCGCTGCAGCGAGCAGTCGCGCTCGCCGAGGTGGCGGACGTTCCCGTGCTCGTCGCCGACAATCTGGACCTCGATGTGGCGCGGGTTCTCGAGATAGCGCTCCAAGTAGACGTTGTCGTTGTCGAAGTACGCCTCGCCCTCGCGCTTCGCGGACTCGAACTGTTCGTCGGCCTCGTCCGCGCTACGCACGATTTTCATCCCGCGACCGCCGCCGCCGCCCTCCGCCTTGATGGCGACGGGGAAGCCGTGCTCCTCGCCGAACTCCTCGACTTCCGCGGCGGCCTCGGCTGGCTCGGTGGTGCCGGGGACGATGGGGACGTCGGCGTTCCGCATCGTCTGTCGGGCCTTCGTCTTCTCGCCGAGTTGCTCCATCGCGGCCGCCGACGGCCCGACCCACGTCACGCCGTCGGTCTCCTCGACCTTCCCGGCGAACTCCGCGTTCTCCGCGAGGAAGCCGTAGCCGGGGTGGATGGCGTCCGCGTCGGCCTGCTCGGCGGCGTCGATGATGGCCTCGTGGTCGAGGTACGAGTCCGCCGCGCGGGCGGGGCCGACGTTGTAGGCTTCGTCGGCGTACCGGACGTGTCCGGCGTGTTTGTCGGCGTCGCTGTAGACCGCGACCGTCTCGATACCGAGTTCCTCGCACGCCCGCATCACGCGGACGGCGATTTCGCCGCGGTTCGCGACGAGAACCTTCTCGAACATTCTTGCAAGACCGTTCTGCGGACGCCCTACTCATACCTTCGGTTCGAACCCGGCCGTCTCCGGATTCACTCCCTACCAGCCGCACACAACGAACGAAACCGAACGAGTGCGCCCGACGTTGGTCGGAGTCGTTCACACGACGACATGACTGTTCAACAGTCGTCAATAAACGCGCGCCGTGACCGGCTCCGGAGTGTCCTCAGGCCAGCAGGAACGACAGCGCCCGGTCGACGACCTCGCGCTCACGGACGTCGCGAACTACGATTTCGGCGTCGAATGACTCGCCGTGGGCTGTCAACTCGAAGTCTCGGGAGGGCATCCTCGAAGTAGATTCCGCACCAGCGCAAAAGTGTCGGGGACGTCAGAAGCGGTCGCTGCGTCCTGCGGCGGTCCACGCGTCCGTCGGCGCGCCGTCGGGGACGCGGTCGGGGGACTGGTCGAGGCCGGCGAGGCGGCCGGCGAACGTCCACTTCTCGCCGTCCCAGGACTCCTCGCTGTCGCTGGCGGCTGCTGCGGCTTCGAGGCGCGCGAGGTGCGCGCTCACCGCGGCCGCGATGGCGGCGGCTTCCGCCTCGGTCGCGTCGTCGGGGACGGAGACGTCGTAGTCGGCGGCCATTACAGCGGGATGTTGCCGTGTTTCTTGTCGGGCGAGTCCTCGCGCTTGCTCGCCAGCATCTCCAAGTCCTGAATCAGGCGCGGGCGGGTCTCGGTCGGTTCGATGACGGCGTCGAGGTAGCCGCGGTCCGCTGCGGTGTAGGGGTTCGCGAACTCCTCGCGGTACTCGTCGATGAGCTGGTCGCGGAGTTCGTCGGGGTTCTCGGCGTCGTCGAGTTCCTCGCGGTAGAGGACGTTCACCGCGCCCTTCGGCCCCATCACCGCGATTTCGGCGGTCGGCCACGCGTAGTTGACGTCCGCGCCGAGGTGCTTGGAGGCCATCACGTCGTAGGCGCCGCCGTAGGCCTTCCGCGTGATGACCGTCAGCAGCGGGACGCTGGCCTCCGAGTACGCGTACAGGAGTTTCGCGCCGTGGCGGATGATGCCGTTGTGTTCTTGGTCGGTGCCGGGCATGAATCCGGGCACGTCGACGAACGTGACGATGGGGACGTTGAACGAGTCGCAGAACCGGACGAACCGGCTGGCCTTCTCGGAGGCCTCGATGTCGAGGGTGCCCGCGCTCACGCGGGGCTGATTGGCGACCAGGCCGACCGAGCGGCCGTCGAGGCGCGCGAACCCGACGACCATGTTCTTCGCGTAGTTCTCCTGCACCTCGAAGAAGGAGTTCTCGTCGACGACGCTGTCCACCACGTCGGTCATGTCGTAGGGCTTGCGGGGTTCGTCGGGGACGATGGTTTCGAGCGCGTCGTCGCGGCGCTCGGGGTCGTCGTAGGGTTCGACGCGCGGCGGGTCCTCGACGTTGTTCTGCGGGAGGTAGGAGAGCAGGCGCTTGATGTTGTCGAGGGCTTCCTCCTCGCTGTCGCAGGCGAAGTGCGCGACGCCGGACTCCGAGGAGTGCGTGGTCGCGCCGCCGAGTTCCTCGAAGCCGACTTCCTCACCGGTGACCGTCTCGATGACGTCCGGCCCGGTGATGAACATGTGGCTGGTGTCTTTCACCATGAAGATGAAGTCCGTGATGGCGGGCGAGTACACCGCGCCGCCAGCGCACGGCCCCATGATGGCCGAAATCTGGGGAACGACACCCGAGGCTTTCTCGTTTCGCGTGAAGATTTCCGCGAACCCGCCGAGGGCGTCGACGCCCTCTTGGATGCGGGCGCCGGCGGAGTCGTTGAGCCCGATGACGGGCGCGCCGACCTCCACGGCCTTGTCCATGACCTTCGTGACTTTCTCCGCGAACACCTCGCCGAGACTCCCGCCGAAGACGGTGAAGTCGTGGGCGAACACGAAGACGGTGCGGCCGTCGACTTCGCCGTAGCCGGTGACCACGCCGTCCCCGGGGAGCTGTTTCTCCTCCATCCCGAAGTTGTGGCTGCGGTGGGTGCGGAGCTGGTCGAACTCGTTGAAGGTATCGTCGTCGAGGAAGTAGTCGATGCGCTCCCGGGCGGTCATCTTCCCCTTGTCGTGTTGGGACTCGATTCGTTCTTCGCCGCCGCCGAGGAGTGCGCGCTCGGTCTTCTCGCGCAGTTCCTCGATGCGCTCTTCCATCGTCATCTGATTGTGCCATCGTTTCCCCACCGGCGGCAAAAGGATTCCGAGACGACCACACCCGCGGCGGCGGTTGCGCTACAGGACGGACTCCGAGCGCCGGAGCCCGAGGAACGACGCGACGGCGACGGCGACGGTCACCACGACGAACACGCGCGTCTGGTCGAACGTGACGCCGAGCAGTGAGAGCGGGCCGACGGCGACACCGAGCGCACCCGCAAGCCCGGAGACGAACGTGAAGATGAGGAACACGGGGATGACGACGCCGACGGCGAACAGCCACGGCGTCGCCAGCGAGCGCGCCAGCGACCCGGCGCCGCTCCGGAGTTCCTCGGTGGCGGTGGCGCCGAGCACCCACCCGGCGAACAGCAGGAATCCGATGAGGCCGCCGGTCAGCAGGAGGTCCACGACGGGGCCGGCGACGGTGCCGAAGATGCCGGCGTCGAGCGCGCAGACGCTCCCGGTGACCGCGAACAGGCCGACGAGGCCGAGGACCGCGTTTCGGCGGGAGACGCCGTACTCGTCGACGAGGAAGGAGACGGGAATCTCCAGCATCGAGATCGAGGAGGAGAGCGCGGCGAGCAAGACGACGCCGAAGAAGACGACGCCGACGACCTGTCCGTACGGGAGCGCAGCGAACGCGCCCGCGAGACTGACGAACAGCGCGCCGGGGCCGCCGGCGCCAGCGCCGGCGCCGAGCGCGAACAGGACGGGGAAGACGGCGACGCCCGCGAGCACGCCGACGAGCGTGTTCAGTACCGCGATGGCGCTGCCGTCGGCGGCGAGCGAGCGGTCCTCGCCGAGGTAGGAGGCGTACGTGAGCATCGTCCCGGCGCCCAGCGAGAGGGTGAAAAGCGCCTGTCCGGCGGCCTGCGGGAGGATGTCGAGGAAGTTCGCGCGGAGGTACGAGACGTCCGGCGAGAGGAAGAACGCGACGCCCTCGGCGGCGCCGTCGAGGGAAACCCCCCAGACGGCGAGGCCGGCGAGCAGGACGACGATGGCGGGCATCATCACCTTGGTCGCCGTCTCGATGCCGCGGCGGACGCCGCGGAGCACGACGAGCGCGGTGAGGCCGAGGAAGACGAGGTGGAACGCGACGGCCTCGAAGCCGTAGTTGATTGCGTTGAAGTGCGCGCCGGGGTTCGCGAAGTACGCGCCCGTGAAACTCTCCGCGAAGTAGCGGACAATCCACCCGCCGACGACGCTGTAGAACGACAGCAAGACGATGCCGGCGAGCACGAAGACGTGGCCGAACGCCGACCAGTACTTCGACTCGGAGAGCGCGGAAAGCGCGCCGACGGGGTTGCGTCGGGAGCGTCGCCCGATGACGAACTCGGCGAGCAGGCCGGGGACGCCGACGAGCAGAATGATGCCGAGGTAGACGACGAGGAACGCCGCGCCCCCGTTCTCGCTTGTCATCCACGGGAACCGCCAGAGGTTCCCGAGTCCCACCGCCGACCCCACGGCGGCGAGGATGAATCCGATTCGCGTCTGCCAGGACTCGCGTGCCATTGTCACGCCGTAGCAACCCCCCGCATTTGAGCGTTCCGTCTGAGGAACCGTCAAATCGCGGAGAACACGGCCGAAAGCCCCTGAACGACCGTTATAGAAGTGAAGTCGGTGCGATATTTGCCGCCCGAGCCGACGATTCCTAACCGAGGATGACCGCGGCTTCGAGCACGCCGGCCTTCACGAGCAGGTCCTGCACGCCGAGGACGAGCGTGAGACCGATGCCGACGGGGATGACGAGGCGCACCCACCAGAGCCAGAGGGTGGCGAAGCCGTCGCCCAGCGACGTGCCGAGCTGCAGTTCCTCGCTCGAGGAGTCGTAGGCGACCCAGCCGACGAACAGCGCGAACAGCAACACGACCAGCGGCAGCAGAAGGCTGAACACGATGGCGTTGTACCAGCTGAGCGTACTCGTCGACAGCGCCGTCGGTACGCCGAGCAGGAAGATGATTCCGCCGAGGACGCCCGCGACGGTCTTGCGGCTGTAGTCGTATCTGTCGACGATGTACGACGTCGGCGTCTCCAGTAGGCTGATGGCACTGGACAGCGCGGCGAGCAGCAACACGACGAAGAACACGACGCCGAGAAGCCTCCCGCCGGGGAGTTCGCCGAACGCGGTTGCGAGGC
It encodes:
- a CDS encoding acetyl-CoA carboxylase biotin carboxylase subunit, with protein sequence MFEKVLVANRGEIAVRVMRACEELGIETVAVYSDADKHAGHVRYADEAYNVGPARAADSYLDHEAIIDAAEQADADAIHPGYGFLAENAEFAGKVEETDGVTWVGPSAAAMEQLGEKTKARQTMRNADVPIVPGTTEPAEAAAEVEEFGEEHGFPVAIKAEGGGGGRGMKIVRSADEADEQFESAKREGEAYFDNDNVYLERYLENPRHIEVQIVGDEHGNVRHLGERDCSLQRRHQKVIEEGPSPALTDDLREQIGEAARRGADAAGYTNAGTFEFLVEDDPEREGGELLGADADFYFLEVNTRIQVEHTVTEELTGIDIVKYQLRVAAGEELDFAQDDVELDGHAIEYRINAENAADDFAPATGGELETYDPPGGIGVRVDDALRQGDDLVTDYDSMVAKLIVHGSDREEAIARSQRALAEYDVEGIPTIVPFHRLMLTDDAFVGGTHTTKYLDEHLDPERIDDAQAKWGTEPAAADSDDEDVVERDFTVEVNGKRFEVELEERGAAELSVSDSSSGAGKPPEAVGGDDSSETVVEGGGETVESEMQGTILSVNVEEGDEVEPGDVLVVLEAMKMENDVVASHGGTVTQVAVEADDSVDMGDVLVVID
- a CDS encoding acyl-CoA carboxylase subunit beta — protein: MEERIEELREKTERALLGGGEERIESQHDKGKMTARERIDYFLDDDTFNEFDQLRTHRSHNFGMEEKQLPGDGVVTGYGEVDGRTVFVFAHDFTVFGGSLGEVFAEKVTKVMDKAVEVGAPVIGLNDSAGARIQEGVDALGGFAEIFTRNEKASGVVPQISAIMGPCAGGAVYSPAITDFIFMVKDTSHMFITGPDVIETVTGEEVGFEELGGATTHSSESGVAHFACDSEEEALDNIKRLLSYLPQNNVEDPPRVEPYDDPERRDDALETIVPDEPRKPYDMTDVVDSVVDENSFFEVQENYAKNMVVGFARLDGRSVGLVANQPRVSAGTLDIEASEKASRFVRFCDSFNVPIVTFVDVPGFMPGTDQEHNGIIRHGAKLLYAYSEASVPLLTVITRKAYGGAYDVMASKHLGADVNYAWPTAEIAVMGPKGAVNVLYREELDDAENPDELRDQLIDEYREEFANPYTAADRGYLDAVIEPTETRPRLIQDLEMLASKREDSPDKKHGNIPL
- a CDS encoding sodium-dependent transporter gives rise to the protein MARESWQTRIGFILAAVGSAVGLGNLWRFPWMTSENGGAAFLVVYLGIILLVGVPGLLAEFVIGRRSRRNPVGALSALSESKYWSAFGHVFVLAGIVLLSFYSVVGGWIVRYFAESFTGAYFANPGAHFNAINYGFEAVAFHLVFLGLTALVVLRGVRRGIETATKVMMPAIVVLLAGLAVWGVSLDGAAEGVAFFLSPDVSYLRANFLDILPQAAGQALFTLSLGAGTMLTYASYLGEDRSLAADGSAIAVLNTLVGVLAGVAVFPVLFALGAGAGAGGPGALFVSLAGAFAALPYGQVVGVVFFGVVLLAALSSSISMLEIPVSFLVDEYGVSRRNAVLGLVGLFAVTGSVCALDAGIFGTVAGPVVDLLLTGGLIGFLLFAGWVLGATATEELRSGAGSLARSLATPWLFAVGVVIPVFLIFTFVSGLAGALGVAVGPLSLLGVTFDQTRVFVVVTVAVAVASFLGLRRSESVL